Proteins found in one Triticum urartu cultivar G1812 chromosome 4, Tu2.1, whole genome shotgun sequence genomic segment:
- the LOC125553566 gene encoding 2,3-bisphosphoglycerate-dependent phosphoglycerate mutase 1-like: protein MAAATSHNAIVSTQSHRWNGKNSRLDRRAANVRLVSVGSCCPGSRKLGLVCASGSKSSVIDPVHLPSNGKGDHSPKKSSESSLILIRHGESMWNEKNLFTGCVDVPLTPKGVEEAIEAGKRICNIPIDVIFTSAMIRSQMTAMLAMMQHRRKKVPIITHKESEQAQSWSKIYSEDTKEQSIPVITAWQLNERMYGELQGLNKQETADRFGKEQVHEWRRSYDTPPPNGESLEMCADRAVSYFKDQVVPHLTAGKHVMVAAHANSLRSIIMHLDKLTSQEVILLCI from the exons ATGGCCGCGGCTACATCTCACAATGCCATAGTGTCTACACAATCCCACCGGTGGAACGGCAAGAACTCTAGATTGGACAGGAGAGCAGCCAATGTGCGTTTGGTTTCAGTTGGAAGTTGCTGCCCAGGCAGCAGAAAGTTGGGTCTGGTTTGTGCATCGGGCTCAAAGTCTTCGGTCATCGACCCGGTTCACCTACCCTCGAATGGCAAGGGTGACCACAGCCCCAAGAAATCAA GTGAAAGTTCCCTTATATTGATCCGGCACGGCGAGTCGATGTGGAACGAGAAAAATCTGTTTACTGGCTGCGTCGATGTGCCCCTGACACCGAAGGGCGTGGAGGAGGCCATCGAGGCGGGTAAGAGGATATGCAACATTCCAATCGATGTGATATTTACGTCGGCGATGATCCGTTCTCAGATGACTGCAATGCTTGCCATGATGCAGCATCGACGCAAGAAG GTTCCAATTATCACACATAAGGAGAGCGAACAAGCTCAAAGTTGGAGTAAGATATACAGTGAAGATACAAAAGAACAGTCCATTCCTGTCATAACAGCTTGGCAACTGAACGAACGGAT GTATGGTGAGTTGCAAGGTCTCAATAAGCAAGAAACTGCAGATCGGTTTGGCAAAGAACAAGTTCATGAATGGCGCCGTAGTTACGACACTCCTCCCCCAAATGGAGAGAGCCTAGAGATGTGTGCAGACAGAGCCGTTTCTTATTTCAAAGATCAG GTTGTTCCCCATCTCACGGCTGGAAAGCATGTGATGGTTGCTGCACATGCAAATTCACTTCGATCAATTATAATGCATCTGGACAAGTTGACTTCTCAAGAGGTGATATTACTTTGTATCTAG